The Apium graveolens cultivar Ventura chromosome 10, ASM990537v1, whole genome shotgun sequence nucleotide sequence ATAATTTTATTCTATTCTCAATATTATGTATTAAAAATattgtattaatatatataatttaaattaaattatttcaaaataatttttcacaaaaaattacttcctatatctctttcatttgtttacactttccttttcGGGATATctcttccaattgtttacatttcaaaaaaatttccaaaaataataatttttttataatatttaaaataactAATATATAATATAACCGGCTAAGCAGAAAAGTCAAACGAAACGAAACGCCACGCCCCTGAAGCCCATGTTTATCTTTTACATTGAAGGGATAAAAGGGGGCCCGAGACTGAGAGCAGTGAGGTTTGATTTTTTGACCAATTGTGTTTTTTGACAACTCTCCACACCCCTTCTTCAATTCCTGCAAGAAAATGAATTCCCATAAATCTCTTGTCATAGTTTTGGTGCTCTTCATAATCTGTTCTTCTCTCCGGGTAAAAGAATTACAAAGTCACGCACTTTGTCTATGTtatcattttttaattttctctTAAACCCTAATCACGCCTCTCTGGATTCACACTGCAGGCAAAAGAATCCCCAGCTCTCGAATCATCCGCATTCTCGATTGCACTCCACACCcttcaaaatcaaatcaagtaaGTCCATGGTTGTCGAGTTTAATTGAACTTGAGTCGGTATCATTTATGTTGTGTTTGTTTTTTTGCAGTTACACATTTGAGAGGGTTGATCTGCTTCGTCGGGCAATGACTCACTGTTCCTTCTCAGAAGAGAACAACAAGGCTTTTAGCATTCTAGGCGAGAAAGTCATCGAAGCATCTGTTTCCCTATCCTCACTTGTTAATGACATTGACATAACGCCCAAGGACTTGAACAAGAGGATTTCGGAGTTATCCAAAGTGGAGGCATCCTGTTCTTTTGACGGATTTCAATTGGGATTACACAAGGTTGTTAGGGTTTCCAGGAAGACTAATTCGTCTACTCCTGCTGTGGTGTGTGCTTCATTTAGGGCCATTTTTGGTGCTATTGCTATTGATAAACGGAATTCTGATGATGCTGGGAGTGTCTTTTGGTATGTTCACGCTGGTGGCAAGGGAAGAGCTATGGCAATTTAAGTAAGCAATATCAATGTTTCTGTATGTTTTTTATATTTCTTGGTCTGGTGTGCTGTGTATAGCTTGTATGTTCTTCCATCAACAGAACTTTATGATTTAGGTCTTATGACTGTATAGTATCTTTTTAGATGAATATGCATTGTCTATTAGTGAATGGGAACTCTGGAAATGCCAAGTTATTTAGAATTCTGGCTTCACTGCTATTAAGAACATATTGTTCTCTTTTTTTCTGTGTGCTAATTTTGTTGTTAGATGACATTTCAAGATAAGCTGCAGACTTGGTGTCAACAAGTTCAATATTCATCAAGTACTTCAAGTCTCTTTTTTTTTTATACCTATTATGAGAATACATAAATGGTAGGTGCTACATGTTTTTGCTTGTCAATAAATTGCTCAGCTACGTTCTGTTAGCCAGAGTAACTTTACATAAGATTTCAAAGTTTATTGTTGACATGATAGTGAATGTGCGTTACTCCCTGTCACTTACATCTCCATGTCTCCCTGAACCTGGTAAAATGTGGCTTGAAAGAAATTTAATGTGTAGGCAATCTATGCTAAATTTGCTTCTATTAAATTTGTAGAAACGCAGAGCCTTTTTAACTTTCTCATGGCTTTTAACCTTGCAAAC carries:
- the LOC141693451 gene encoding protein NUCLEAR FUSION DEFECTIVE 2 yields the protein MNSHKSLVIVLVLFIICSSLRAKESPALESSAFSIALHTLQNQINYTFERVDLLRRAMTHCSFSEENNKAFSILGEKVIEASVSLSSLVNDIDITPKDLNKRISELSKVEASCSFDGFQLGLHKVVRVSRKTNSSTPAVVCASFRAIFGAIAIDKRNSDDAGSVFWYVHAGGKGRAMAI